The stretch of DNA ATGACTCAAACATGGCGCAATCTCAGAAGCCTGTCTATACGAAACTTTATGTGTTACATGGTACTAGTTTAGATGGACTGACTGGATATAATTTCCAGGAGGCTTTTTTTGAGCAGTACCCGTTCGCTCGCAATCTATTCGCTCTGTTCGAATATCACCCGACAGCCTATTTTCACGCCAAAGATGCACAACATCGTTTTGTAGCGTTAAACCATCTGGTTTGCAGGGAAGTGTTCGGTTGCGATTCTCCCGAGGTGGTATTGGGTCATACTGATCTCGAGTTTCAGCCTCCCCATCTGGCGGAAGCCTATCATGCGGAGGACCGAAGAGTGATGGCCGGCAAAAAGACCATACCTAATGAAATCTGGTTGGTTCCCCACGTCGATGGTTCTCCCAAATGGTATTGTTCGACCAAGACTCCTCTGGCAGACAATGATGGAGAGGTGATTGGAACGGCAGGGATCATGTACCCGGTCGAAACGCCGGGCGATCG from Verrucomicrobiota bacterium encodes:
- a CDS encoding AraC family transcriptional regulator, with amino-acid sequence MAQSQKPVYTKLYVLHGTSLDGLTGYNFQEAFFEQYPFARNLFALFEYHPTAYFHAKDAQHRFVALNHLVCREVFGCDSPEVVLGHTDLEFQPPHLAEAYHAEDRRVMAGKKTIPNEIWLVPHVDGSPKWYCSTKTPLADNDGEVIGTAGIMYPVETPGDRVTFFKELAPVISYLEKHFTSDVSMKDMAGLAGLSSTQYNLRFRQLLRMTPTEYLMTLRIDLAQHLLTRTDKKVADIGVAVGFYDQSQFTKIFKKHAGITPKAYRKRFR